One region of Pan paniscus chromosome 5, NHGRI_mPanPan1-v2.0_pri, whole genome shotgun sequence genomic DNA includes:
- the MFSD4B gene encoding sodium-dependent glucose transporter 1 isoform X2 has protein sequence MLCASFLGLGLSVAIVGPTFQDLATNVNRNISSLSFIFVGRALGYLSGSVIGGFLVDVMNYFLLLGISMSATTVGLYLVPFCKTAILLTVMMSIFGVSIGILDTGGNVLILAIWGDKGAPHMQALHFSFALGAFLAPLLAKLALGPTASAENHTESDFHPALNRSSDADSEALFGVPNDKNLLWAYAVIGTYMFLVSVIFFCLFLKNSSKQEKARASAETFRRAKYHNALLCLLFLFFFFYVGAEVTYGSYVFSFATTHAGMKESEAAGLNSIFWGTFAACRGLAIFFATCLQPGTMIVLSNIGSLTSSLFLVLFDKNPICLWIATSVYGASMATTFPSGVSWIEQYTTIHGKSAAFFVIGASLGEMAIPAVIGILQGKYPDLPVVLYTSLGASIATGILFPVLYKLATSPLHRQRKEDRKSEDQKALLSSSGLNEYEEENEEEDAEKWNEMDFEMIETNDTMRHSIIETSRSSLTEPTAEVYNQYPSNALVFESSPFNTGSAHVKHLPETRTKGTNI, from the exons CTCCTTCCTGGGGCTG ggatTGAGTGTTGCTATAGTGGGACCCACGTTTCAAGATTTGGCAACAAACGTGAACCGAAATATCAGTagtttgtctttcatttttgtgGGTCGTGCCTTGGGATATTTGAGTGGCTCTGTGATTGGTGGATTTCTTGTCGATgtcatgaattattttttacttttgg GAATCTCAATGTCGGCTACCACCGTTGGTCTTTATCTTGTTCCTTTTTGCAAGACAGCAATATTACTCACTGTCATGATGTCTATCTTCGGTGTTTCAATTGGCATTCTGGATACAG GTGGTAACGTCCTTATCTTGGCTATTTGGGGGGACAAAGGAGCCCCACATATGCAGGCCTTACACTTCTCTTTTGCCTTGGGTGCCTTTTTGGCTCCACTGCTAGCTAAACTGGCTTTAGGTCCGACAGCGTCTGCTGAAAACCACACAGAGTCTGACTTCCATCCTGCACTCAACCGATCATCTGACGCTGACTCAGAAGCTCTGTTTGGAGTACCTAATGATAAAAATTTACTGTGGGCTTATGCTGTTATCGGTACTTACATGTTTTtagtttctgtcatttttttttgtctgtttttaaagaATAGCTCAAAGCAAGAAAAAGCAAGAGCATCTGCTGAGACATTTCGAAGAGCAAAATATCACAAcgcccttctttgtctcctttttctgttcttctttttttatgttgGAGCTGAGGTAACATATGGCTCttatgttttctcatttgcaacCACCCATGCTGGCATGAAAGAAAGTGAAGCCGCTGGGTTGAACTCCATCTTCTGGGGGACATTTGCAGCCTGCAGGGGCCTGGCAATCTTTTTTGCTACCTGTTTACAGCCTGGAACCATGATTGTGTTGAGCAACATTGGCAGCCTGACTTCATCTTTATTTCTGGTGCTTTTTGACAAGAACCCAATTTGTCTCTGGATAGCAACTTCAGTGTATGGGGCTTCAATGGCAACCACATTTCCGAGTGGTGTTTCTTGGATTGAGCAGTACACGACCATCCATGGGAAATCTGCAGCATTTTTTGTAATTGGTGCTTCCCTGGGAGAAATGGCTATTCCTGCAGTTATTGGAATTCTTCAAGGAAAATACCCTGATTTGCCTGTAGTTCTGTATACCTCTTTGGGAGCATCAATAGCTACTGGTATTTTATTTCCTGTGCTATATAAATTAGCCACTTCACCTCTTCATCGCCAgcgaaaagaagacagaaagagtgAGGACCAGAAAGCTCTGCTCTCTAGCTCCGGGCTAAATGAATATGAGGAAGAGAATGAAGAGGAGGATGcagaaaaatggaatgaaatggattttgAAATGATTGAAACGAATGATACAATGAGGCATTCTATAATAGAGACATCTAGAAGTAGTCTGACGGAGCCCACAGCTGAAGTCTATAATCAATACCCATCAAATGCACTGGTGTTTGAGTCTTCTCCTTTTAATACTGGCAGTGCCCATGTGAAGCACTTGCCAGAAACCAGGACAAAAGGGACTAACATTTAG
- the MFSD4B gene encoding sodium-dependent glucose transporter 1 isoform X1 yields the protein MLCASFLGLGLSVAIVGPTFQDLATNVNRNISSLSFIFVGRALGYLSGSVIGGFLVDVMNYFLLLGISMSATTVGLYLVPFCKTAILLTVMMSIFGVSIGILDTESWLFRFLDVCFASVTYISGNVLILAIWGDKGAPHMQALHFSFALGAFLAPLLAKLALGPTASAENHTESDFHPALNRSSDADSEALFGVPNDKNLLWAYAVIGTYMFLVSVIFFCLFLKNSSKQEKARASAETFRRAKYHNALLCLLFLFFFFYVGAEVTYGSYVFSFATTHAGMKESEAAGLNSIFWGTFAACRGLAIFFATCLQPGTMIVLSNIGSLTSSLFLVLFDKNPICLWIATSVYGASMATTFPSGVSWIEQYTTIHGKSAAFFVIGASLGEMAIPAVIGILQGKYPDLPVVLYTSLGASIATGILFPVLYKLATSPLHRQRKEDRKSEDQKALLSSSGLNEYEEENEEEDAEKWNEMDFEMIETNDTMRHSIIETSRSSLTEPTAEVYNQYPSNALVFESSPFNTGSAHVKHLPETRTKGTNI from the exons CTCCTTCCTGGGGCTG ggatTGAGTGTTGCTATAGTGGGACCCACGTTTCAAGATTTGGCAACAAACGTGAACCGAAATATCAGTagtttgtctttcatttttgtgGGTCGTGCCTTGGGATATTTGAGTGGCTCTGTGATTGGTGGATTTCTTGTCGATgtcatgaattattttttacttttgg GAATCTCAATGTCGGCTACCACCGTTGGTCTTTATCTTGTTCCTTTTTGCAAGACAGCAATATTACTCACTGTCATGATGTCTATCTTCGGTGTTTCAATTGGCATTCTGGATACAG AATCCTGGCTATTCAGGTTCCTGGACGTGTGTTTTGCATCTGTTACATACATAA GTGGTAACGTCCTTATCTTGGCTATTTGGGGGGACAAAGGAGCCCCACATATGCAGGCCTTACACTTCTCTTTTGCCTTGGGTGCCTTTTTGGCTCCACTGCTAGCTAAACTGGCTTTAGGTCCGACAGCGTCTGCTGAAAACCACACAGAGTCTGACTTCCATCCTGCACTCAACCGATCATCTGACGCTGACTCAGAAGCTCTGTTTGGAGTACCTAATGATAAAAATTTACTGTGGGCTTATGCTGTTATCGGTACTTACATGTTTTtagtttctgtcatttttttttgtctgtttttaaagaATAGCTCAAAGCAAGAAAAAGCAAGAGCATCTGCTGAGACATTTCGAAGAGCAAAATATCACAAcgcccttctttgtctcctttttctgttcttctttttttatgttgGAGCTGAGGTAACATATGGCTCttatgttttctcatttgcaacCACCCATGCTGGCATGAAAGAAAGTGAAGCCGCTGGGTTGAACTCCATCTTCTGGGGGACATTTGCAGCCTGCAGGGGCCTGGCAATCTTTTTTGCTACCTGTTTACAGCCTGGAACCATGATTGTGTTGAGCAACATTGGCAGCCTGACTTCATCTTTATTTCTGGTGCTTTTTGACAAGAACCCAATTTGTCTCTGGATAGCAACTTCAGTGTATGGGGCTTCAATGGCAACCACATTTCCGAGTGGTGTTTCTTGGATTGAGCAGTACACGACCATCCATGGGAAATCTGCAGCATTTTTTGTAATTGGTGCTTCCCTGGGAGAAATGGCTATTCCTGCAGTTATTGGAATTCTTCAAGGAAAATACCCTGATTTGCCTGTAGTTCTGTATACCTCTTTGGGAGCATCAATAGCTACTGGTATTTTATTTCCTGTGCTATATAAATTAGCCACTTCACCTCTTCATCGCCAgcgaaaagaagacagaaagagtgAGGACCAGAAAGCTCTGCTCTCTAGCTCCGGGCTAAATGAATATGAGGAAGAGAATGAAGAGGAGGATGcagaaaaatggaatgaaatggattttgAAATGATTGAAACGAATGATACAATGAGGCATTCTATAATAGAGACATCTAGAAGTAGTCTGACGGAGCCCACAGCTGAAGTCTATAATCAATACCCATCAAATGCACTGGTGTTTGAGTCTTCTCCTTTTAATACTGGCAGTGCCCATGTGAAGCACTTGCCAGAAACCAGGACAAAAGGGACTAACATTTAG